One stretch of Eupeodes corollae chromosome 2, idEupCoro1.1, whole genome shotgun sequence DNA includes these proteins:
- the LOC129947040 gene encoding nuclear pore complex protein Nup160 homolog produces MENFTLSYREVIPDLSAEEDWNEITLNTGATQSTLQDIKVAEKAGGYCYKNATNNHIRNRFIYWRTYQDILELSEVSLDFNLYQSNVRYKFTDSPVLSLTITELEDSIVILVTTVCSLHRIKFSHPNVLAGKHEISDTQSFSIFRDASTNAARDPSTFYVIGQNTSSSNPVPHAAASFLSPNGEEAYFALAYQNQLTLYLMNCHSGQTLVHVLKEHYIMPRLFSNLKGALIGKSNSSDAEYANSLVFTHINGHIFLVALYRDDQLRMWSTTSLQNVCSISCIREGAESRMQGPQTNALRKINDTTLCAFLSHSMGSEFVCIDINSDGASNYYLTRKKIISAPQSDLADFNASESRIWALWCNAEGEFSISNFCLQRGTGINWVSAAMEPPPDRYCVGVEQGMDPREAYCSYVFRKFERPVVTKALFMFRRSSVRFDSKLSIVALKEQVCQAVEDEIQNEVKDFDISDDEYLEISTRLWERFYSCCEQYHIKACQPIGLLILDPIDALCIVKKNTFSMLRPCETLEHLMVSGDNVEMDNVISVHFAGNEQVGEDLVNLVAMLAQIEQWLPEDVKMDLDKKLYQLEMPNVLIGKLVDEILDGDHDREILPNNFIVTIRQKIQAISDLRTPMAMLLDNLRMDNGSPESMQTHASLTQSSRFLMSIGGLFGSHIGVSVLSESVRQMSLISFALCRNLLILQQILIDTCSLSPDILETIRSQFMPDTVIFLQSYYVMVWICETPVNLAACSTLDSSIQRLNMLQFTNGGPKIFLNGGKNHSAPLLRIFLSSKGLYTALALYGEGCKSLKTPQWQQTLIPLVRIISQLIWAVSFNFTFGEWLFSTCQHIIVEDYVRLLNSWCEWNVCSRQFILAVSLLDNGETHKAYDLFLQSAKGVLTEQFMREKILKSTEEELTHNQAIARYYLKVIQLFEQHNALDHIISMAQVAIGILDKNDPQLPMFQSIVFNNHLILEHYEEAYHSLIYNAELSRRKDCLRQLVVTLFNKKRLDLLMHFPYVGLHDEFENIVESRARSLAIDDNEIYDFLYAFHVNNGNMRKASSVMYEQAMRLHLESDSIEAMKKRCSCLLVCINSLHLIDHRYRWIAKPVIGDEYGSNSMTNDNMETEEAIGKEQVVVLEIKDIRKELLQTESLIVLSEHRKDIGAFLHAGSQELIVILSNSGLFTPALKLAKGFGHSVLPVFDSLTAACVRTADENPNDAWSWLQENDLADLPHRSSAADMAWSLLQKLVEDNEEEDSTMIRKSVVNKLLSLNAFVPQWLYIAYKAANSSELLRLFVNHSRLLEATELAKELIWAMLGAGSEYFDFKRPIAVTNREMCLPLHSLDLLMHGLKLNSDIDVEYKQAHVELDEVLKMYIDTAVRTSDDKIQMAYQMERDRQKQRN; encoded by the exons ATGGAAAATTTCACCCTAAGCTACCGCGAAGTTATTCCTGATTTATCCGCCGAAGAAGATTGGAATGAAATCACATTGAACACGg GTGCTACCCAGAGCACCCTTCAGGACATAAAAGTCGCCGAAAAAGCTGGCGGCTACTGCTACAAAAATGCCACAAACAATCACATTCGAAATCGCTTCATATACTG GCGAACCTATCAAGATATCTTGGAACTATCTGAAGTTAGTTTGGACTTTAATCTTTATCAAAGCAACGTCCGCTACAAGTTCACCGACTCACCAGTACTCTCCCTGACCATAACCGAGTTGGAGGACTCAATTGTCATTCTTGTGACAACTGTCTGCAGCTTGCACCGCATCAAATTCTCCCACCCCAATGTTCTGGCTGGAAAACATGAAATATCCGACACTCAATCGTTTTCGATATTTCGTGATGCCAGCACCAATGCAGCTCGTGACCCATCTACCTTCTATGTGATCGGACAGAATACGTCCTCGAGTAATCCAGTTCCACACGCTGCAGCAAGTTTTCTCTCTCCCAACGGCGAAGAGGCCTACTTTGCTCTCGCCTACCAAAACCAACTAACCTTGTATCTGATGAACTGCCACTCAGGGCAGACTTTGGTCCATGTTCTCAAGGAGCACTACATTATGCCAAGAttgttttcaaatcttaaaGGAGCTTTAAT tgGAAAATCCAACTCTTCCGATGCTGAATATGCCAACTCCTTGGTGTTCACTCACATCAATGGACACATCTTTCTTGTGGCTCTTTATCGAGATGATCAGTTGCGAATGTGGTCGACGACTTCGTTGCAGAATGTTTGTTCCATAAGTTGCATTCGCGAGGGAGCTGAATCAAGAATGCAAGGGC CTCAAACAAACGCCCTCCGGAAAATCAACGACACAACTTTATGTGCATTTCTCTCCCATTCGATGGGCTCGGAATTTGTTTGCATCGATATCAATTCCGATGGAGCCTCGAATTACTATCTAACTCGCAAGAAAATCATATCCGCCCCTCAATCTGATTTAGCTGATTTCAATGCGTCCGAGTCAAGAATTTGGGCTCTATGGTGTAACGCAGAAGGTGAATTCAGCATATCAAACTTCTGCCTCCAGCGAGGAACTGGTATCAATTGGGTATCGGCGGCAATGGAACCACCACCAGACCGTTACTGTGTCGGCGTCGAACAAGGCATGGATCCACGAGAAGCTTACTGCTCCTATGTTTTCCGAAAATTCGAAAGACCTGTTGTCACAAAGGCTCTTTTT atgTTCCGTCGATCAAGTGTTCGTTTCGACTCCAAACTCTCCATTGTCGCTCTCAAAGAACAAGTCTGCCAGGCAGTCGAGGATGAGATCCAAAACGAAGTCAAAGATTTCGATATCAGCGATGATGAGTATTTGGAAATCTCCACTCGCTTATGGGAACGTTTCTATTCCTGCTGTGAACAGTATCACATCAAAGCCTGTCAACCAATTGGTCTCTTAATTCTTGATCCTATCGATGCTTTGTGTATTGTTAAGAAGAATACATTTTCAATGCTTCGACCATGTGAGACTCTCGAGCACTTAATGGTTTCTGGGGATAATGTCGAAATGGATAATGTTATATCGGTACACTTTGCTGGCAACGAACAAGTCGGAGAGGATTTGGTGAACTTGGTGGCGATGTTGGCGCAAATAGAACAATGGTTACCAGAAGATGTCAAAATGGACTTGGATAAAAAACTCTATCAATTGGAAATGCCTAATGTACTCATAGGGAAGCTGGTTGATGAGATTTTGGATGGCGATCATGATAGAGAG aTTCTACCCAACAACTTCATAGTAACCATTCGTCAAAAAATTCAAGCCATTAGCGATCTACGAACCCCGATGGCCATGCTCTTAGATAATCTACGCATGGATAATGGAAGTCCTGAAAGCATGCAAACTCATGCAAGTCTCACTCAGTCATCTCGGTTTCTAATGTCGATTGGTGGTCTTTTTGGAAGTCATATTGGAGTGTCTGTTCTTTCGGAATCTGTTAGACAAATGTCATTGATTAG CTTTGCTTTGTGTCGTAATTTGCTGATTCTGCAACAGATTCTAATTGATACATGCTCCTTGTCGCCTGACATCCTCGAAACTATTCGTTCTCAATTTATGCCCGACACAGTGATCTTCCTGCAGTCCTACTACGTAATGGTTTGGATATGTGAAACACCGGTTAATCTTGCTGCCTGTTCCACATT AGATAGCAGCATTCAGCGTTTGAATATGTTGCAATTTACCAATGGAGGTCCTAAGATTTTCCTCAACGGTGGGAAAAATCACTCAGCTCCTCTGCTTCGGATCTTCCTTAGCTCGAAGGGACTCTACACAGCCTTGGCTCTCTATGGAGAGGGTTGTAAATCTTTGAAAACTCCACAATGGCAACAGACTTTGATTCCTCTCGTGAGAATCATAAGTCAACTCAT TTGGGCGGTTTCTTTTAACTTCACATTTGGGGAATGGCTATTCAGCACTTGTCAGCACATAATCGTCGAGGACTATGTGCGTCTTTTGAACAGTTGGTGTGAATGGAATGTGTGCTCCA GACAATTCATTCTGGCAGTATCACTGCTAGACAatggagaaacccacaaagccTACGATCTGTTCTTGCAGAGTGCTAAAGGAGTCCTTACCGAACAGTTTATGCGGGAGAAGATCCTCAAGAGCACCGAGGAGGAATTGACTCACAACCAAGCTATCGCTCGATACTACCTAAAAGTCATCCAGCTCTTTGAACAGCACAATGCATTGGATCATATAATTTCCATGGCTCAAGTTGCCATTGGAATTCTCGACAAAAATGATCCACAATTGCCGATGTTCCAATCGATAGTCTTCAACAATCATCTGATTCTCGAACACTATGAGGAAGCCTATCATTCCCTAATTTACAACGCCGAGTTATCGAGGAGAAAGGACTGCTTGCGGCAGTTGGTGGTGACTTTGTTTAATAAGAAACGCTTGGATCTTCTTATGCATTTCCCTTACGTGGGATTGCATGATGAATTCGAGAATATTGTCGAATCCCGAGCTAGATCGCTTGCCATCGATGATAATGAGATCTATGACTTTTTGTATGCGTTCCATGTGAACAATGGGAATATGCGAAAAGCTTCATCTGTCATGTATGAGCAGGCGATGCGTTTGCATCTGGAGAGTGATTCTATAGAAGCCATGAAGAAGCGTTGTTCTTGTCTTCTAGTTTGCATCAATTCGTTGCATCTTATTGACCATCGATATAGGTGGATTGCAAAGCCAGTTATTGGAGATGAATACGGTAGTAATTCTATGACCAATGATAACATGGAAACCGAAGAG gCAATTGGAAAGGAACAAGTTGTAGTTTTAGAAATCAAAGACATTCGCAAGGAACTCCTTCAAACTGAGTCATTGATTGTTTTATCGGAACATCGCAAAGACATTGGGGCTTTCCTGCATGCAGGCTCTCAAGAACTTATTGTTATTCTTTCGAATAGTGGACTTTTTACACCAGCCTTGAAATTGGCCAAAGGATTCGGACACAGTGTGTTGCCGGTGTTTGATAGTTTGACAGCAGCATGTGTGAGGACAGCCGATGAGAATCCCAATGACGCATGGTCATGGTTGCAGGAAAATGATTTAGCAG atCTTCCACATAGAAGCAGCGCAGCAGATATGGCTTGGTCCTTGTTGCAAAAATTGGTTGAAGATAATGAGGAAGAAGACTCAACGATGATCCGGAAGAGTGTCGTTAATAAACTTTTGAGTTTAAATGCATTTGTTCCGCAGTGGTTGTATATCGCTTATAAG GCTGCCAATTCTTCGGAACTCCTTCGCTTATTTGTAAATCACAGCCGTCTTCTGGAAGCAACCGAACTAGCTAAAGAACTCATCTGGGCCATGCTCGGAGCAGGTAGCGAATATTTCGATTTCAAACGACCAATAGCCGTGACCAATCGTGAGATGTGCCTGCCATTGCATTCGTTGGATCTCCTTATGCACGGACTGAAGCTGAACTCCGACATTGACGTCGAATACAAACAAGCCCACGTCGAACTGGACGAAGTTCTTAAGATGTACATCGATACCGCAGTGCGAACATCAGACGATAAAATACAAATGGCCTATCAAATGGAACGGGATCGTCAGAAGCAGAGAaactaa
- the LOC129947047 gene encoding replication factor C subunit 3 has translation MSLWVDKHRPRELAKLDYHKEQAEHLRNLSQQGDFPHLMFYGPSGAGKKTRIMCLLRELYGSGVERLRNETMTFTTPSNRKVEVMTVSSNYHMEVNPSDAGIYDRVVVIDLIKQVAQTHQIDPHGQRDFKVIVLSEVDELTKDAQHALRRTMEKYVATCRIILSVNSTSRVIPAIRSRCLGIRVSAPSQDVIVGILQSTCKKEGLNIPIELAHRIGEKSERNLRRAILMLEAAKVQQYPFTSNQEIVDLDWQVFLKETANQIILEQTPAKLEKIRDRLYELLAQGVPPDMIFKGLVENLVKNCDMSLKAKTLEFATLYEHRMQNGSKHIFHLEAFVAHFMNIYKRFISESLMMDEF, from the exons aTGTCTCTTTGGGTGGACAAACACCGACCAAGGGAGCTTGCCAAATTGGACTAccacaaa GAACAAGCAGAGCACTTGCGGAACCTCAGCCAACAAGGTGACTTCCCACATCTAATGTTCTATGGCCCGTCAGGAGCTGGCAAAAAGACTCGAATAATGTGCCTCTTGCGCGAACTCTATGGATCTGGAGTAGAACGTCTGCGAAACGAAACTATGACCTTCACAACTCCATCCAATCGTAAAGTGGAAGTCATGACAGTGAGCAGCAACTATCATATGGAAGTGAATCCTTCCGATGCCGGCATATACGATCGTGTCGTGGTAATCGATTTGATCAAACAGGTTGCTCAAACCCACCAAATCGACCCACACGGGCAGCGAGACTTCAAAGTGATTGTCCTCTCGGAAGTAGATGAACTCACGAAAGACGCTCAACACGCCCTGCGTCGCACAATGGAAAAATACGTTGCAACATGTCGCATCATTCTATCGGTCAATTCAACTTCCCGTGTGATCCCGGCCATTCGCAGCCGTTGTCTGGGAATCAGGGTCTCGGCACCCTCACAAGATGTCATCGTTGGAATCTTACAGAGCACTTGCAAAAAGGAAGGACTCAATATCCCCATCGAATTGGCCCACCGCATAGGAGAGAAATCAGAGAGAAACCTGAGACGTGCGATTCTGATGCTGGAAGCAGCTAAAGTGCAGCAATATCCATTCACGTCAAATCAGGAAATCGTCGATTTAGATTGGCAGGTTTTCCTTAAAGAAACAGCTAACCAAATCATCCTTGAGCAGACACCAGCCAAGCTGGAAAAAATACGTGATCGTTTGTATGAGCTCCTGGCCCAGGGGGTGCCTCCAGATATGATTTTCAAAGGGTTGGTTGAGAATCTGGTCAAGAATTGTGATATGTCTTTGAAAGCCAAAACACTGGAGTTTGCCACTTTGTATGAGCATCGGATGCAGAACGGCTCCAaacatattttccatttggaAGCGTTTGTGGCGCACTTCATGAACATTTACAAACGATTCATATCTGAATCTCTTATGATGGAtgagttttaa
- the LOC129947048 gene encoding uncharacterized protein LOC129947048, translating into MEKNTDIATGFTTYRAKEDLAKFWKKTETELNSLGPPIKSISDWKKVWLDKKKYIRNKMSENIKNKKATGGGQFKEHKFSRLEETIIRICSMKDSIEGCRNASSFGLPSCSKKRKMGNQDKENVPSLQASLECVLDFDESHSKSPVDRQQIEPEPQPVADDIMNSSKSSKKRKSFNTTNPEYLEQELSSQKEICTKIGKAVDFLESHQEEFSQKVQKIYRSIDRLYDQQKLMLKEMCRHNIQLEQQKQQKFEEIKRHNNKMENLRLKEIESKIKFKEDLIQIEEEKLRKMQ; encoded by the exons ATGGAAAAGAATACGGATATAGCGACTGGATTTACCACCTATAGAGCAAAAGAAGATTTGGCAAAGTTTTGGAAGAAAACGGAGACGGAGCTCAATAGCCTTGGTCCACCAATCAAATCCATATCCGAttggaaaaaa GTATGgctcgacaaaaaaaaatatattcggaacaaaatgtcagaaaatataaaaaataaaaaagctaccGGAGGAGGTCAATTTAAGGAACACAAATTTTCGCGTTTGGAGGAAACCATCATCAGAATATGTTCCATGAAGGATTCGATAGAAGGTTGCCGAAATGCATCTTCATTTGGATTACCTTCGTGtagtaaaaaaaggaaaatgggGAACCAAGATAAAGAAAACGTTCCCTCACTTCAAGCAAGTTTGGAATGTGTTCTTGACTTCGATGAAAGTCATTCTAAGTCTCCAGTAGATCGTCAACAAATTGAACCAGAACCCCAGCCTGTCGCTGATGACATTATGAATTCAAGCAAAtcgtcaaaaaaaagaaaatcatttaatACGACGAACCCAGAATATCTAGAACAAGAGCTTTCTAGTCAAAAAGAGATTTGCACTAAAATAGGAAAAGCCGTCGATTTTCTGGAAAGTCATCAAGaggaattttctcaaaaagtacaaaaaatttaccgaTCTATAGATAGGCTCTATGATCAGCAAAAACTTATGTTGAAAGAAATGTGTCGCCATAACATCCAATTGgaacagcaaaaacaacaaaagtttgaagaaattaaacgCCAcaataacaaaatggaaaacttgAGACTCAAAGAAATTGAATCgaagataaaatttaaagaggACCTCATTCAAATTGAGGAAGAAAAGCTCCGAAAGatgcaataa
- the LOC129947046 gene encoding putative nuclease HARBI1 yields the protein MHSIGFVLLAVEEEETKKSEIRSIRRELRDNSNPLELPQELFIKNYRINKNVFKYLLDTLSDSFPIAKKSFAVPKIVRLSACLRFFAEGGYQRGVGKDHDVGIAQSTFSEVLSNFLNIFEENLCPEWIKSQTAEEQRSTNLHFFEKYKLPGVIGCIDGTHVRIVGPHASQHLFFNRKGFYSLNVLLICDEEMKIRFVDATHPGACHDSLVWKVSEFRSHLLQRYLSGERNFWLLGDAGYPLAPWLLTPHRTCQEGSPESKFNKAHKAARKIIEQVNGVLKGRWRCILGARELHYEPQKAIQIVNTCCALHNMCIFFKISLPMEYQVDSTILEDTADPSNVLSESDLQSASDAEYLAVGQELRRSIGNSI from the exons atgCATAGCATAGGATTTGTATTACTGGCGGTGGAGgaggaagaaacaaaaaaaagtgaaatcaggTCTATAAGACGCGAATTAAGGGATAATTCCAACCCCTTGGAGCTACCACAAGAACT ATTTATCAAGAATtatcgaataaataaaaatgtattcaaatattTGCTAGATACCCTCTCCGATTCTTTCCCCATAGCAAAAAAATCATTCGCTGTGCCGAAAATCGTCAGGCTAAGTGCGTGTCTTCGTTTTTTTGCTGAAGGTGGGTACCAAAGAGGAGTCGGTAAGGACCACGATGTAGGTATTGCCCAATCAACATTCTCAGAAGTATTGTCAAACTTCCTTAACATTTTCGAGGAAAATCTTTGTCCAGAATGGATCAAAAGTCAAACCGCAGAAGAGCAAAGAAGTacgaatttgcattttttcgaaaaatataaacttccaGGAGTGATTGGGTGTATAGATGGAACGCACGTAAGAATTGTTGGACCGCATGCATCTCAGCACTtgtttttcaacagaaaaggaTTCTATAGCCTGAATGTTTTACTT aTTTGTGATGAAGAAATGAAGATTCGTTTCGTCGATGCAACACATCCAGGAGCATGCCACGATTCATTGGTGTGGAAAGTGTCGGAGTTTCGTTCCCATTTGCTACAACGATATCTGAGTGGCGAACGAAATTTTTGGCTATTAG GTGACGCAGGATACCCATTAGCGCCATGGCTACTTACTCCGCATAGAACATGCCAGGAAGGATCACCGGAGAGTAAATTCAACAAAGCACATAAAGCCGCTCGCAAAATAATTGAGCAAGTGAACGGGGTTCTGAAAGGTAGGTGGAGATGCATTCTAGGCGCCAGAGAACTCCACTATGAACCCCAAAAAGCAATCCAAATCGTTAACACATGCTGTGCTTTACACAACAtgtgcatattttttaaaatcagtcTTCCAATGGAGTACCAGGTTGACTCAACGATTCTGGAAGATACCGCGGATCCTTCGAATGTGCTATCTGAAAGTGACCTCCAATCAGCAAGCGATGCCGAATATTTAGCCGTTGGACAGGAATTAAGAAGAAGTATTGGAAACAgcatttga
- the LOC129947042 gene encoding uncharacterized protein LOC129947042, which produces MKNSFCRICRGRFNLKYPPAAVDSAIKKSNPPRTISVRIAESGEVSENICWDCEETLLGFHKSIGEDNEEEEEEPVVVDDDEILYKSLEKSKRIHRLSKETEIIQIDSSDSDPEELVIVPIEDTVINVEAARTNGGGGQQPQKLNGGVNKNNKPSKMVTPQKTLSRGLEDTIHRGKVFESKKCPLCPYHSGVECEVVLHIRQTHPQYIGDDLRFDTKTGDSVLTRRIIFAHLWTFFECKECGKIYDRFWPHRKHITTHDRIKIKNGLKMTNNINNKVSTTIIPISPPKQVKSLKRPLDEINDSNKSVSNDRVKLMKLTNNNNNNIKSNETNRTLVIKLHKSESKPTTVVDKLQSQSEKSKSNALLRKQQQLQARRDKRRQKKQEEKKAAQKAKNKSAPPKASLVSKPTFKMPTQPAPRASSVAKPPLVQKLSFTCKMCSKVYPNFLGWNSHMMRDHNRDEFKKQRDSLEGHICKSCDKHFNDEDILQNHMRFSHRRKNRKLDMEVNGNDKDEVCCQSQKFKIKETTVVDQVATEESLHPEVPVSSIGSDSTTSLDELSACFAATENALFCQYCGSLFPAKEIMATHESRHITDGDVKRYFVSKPNNRLSIN; this is translated from the exons atgaaaaattcattttgtcGTATTTGCCGAGGAAGATTTAATTTGAAGTACCCGCCAGCAGCTGTTGACAGCGCAATTAAGAAATCCAATCCTCCACGCACCATATCTGTTCGG ATCGCAGAAAGCGGTGAAGTTTCCGAAAATATTTGCTGGGATTGTGAGGAAACGCTGTTGGGCTTCCATAAAAGTATCGGTGAGGACAACGAAGAGGAGGAAGAGGAACCTGTGGTTGTTGACGACGACGAAATTCTGTATAAGagcttagaaaaatcaaaaagaatccATCGTTTGTCCAAAGAGACtgaaattattcaaattgaTTCTTCCGACTCGGATCCTGAAGAGTTGGTGATAGTTCCAATTGAAGACACTGTAATAAACGTAGAAGCCGCCCGAACGAATGGTGGAGGAGGACAGCAACCACAGAAACTCAACGGAGgcgttaataaaaataataaaccttCTAAAATG gTCACTCCACAGAAAACATTGAGCCGTGGATTAGAAGATACCATCCACAGAGGCAAAGTTTTCGAAAGCAAAAAGTGTCCCCTGTGCCCTTATCACTCAGGGGTCGAATGTGAAGTCGTCCTTCATATTCGGCAAACACATCCGCAATATATCGGAGATGACCtgcgttttgataccaaaaccgGTGATTCAGTTCTCACGAGAAGAATAATATTTGCTCatctttggacattttttgaaTGCAAAGAATGCGGCAAGATCTATGACAGATTTTGGCCTCACCGAAAACACATAACCACTCACGATcggatcaaaataaaaaatggtttaaaaatgaCCAATAACATCAACAACAAGGTATCTACCACCATCATCCCCATCAGCCCGCCAAAGCAAGTTAAAAGTCTCAAACGGCCCCTCGACGAGATCAATGATTCGAATAAATCAGTTTCCAATGATCGAGTGAAACTTATGAAActcaccaacaacaacaacaacaatatcaaGTCGAATGAGACTAACAGGACATTGGTCATAAAACTTCACAAATCTGAGTCAAAACCTACCACAGTAGTTGATAAATTACAAAGTCAAAGTGAAAAATCAAAATCGAATGCGCTGCTGCGCAAACAACAGCAATTGCAGGCGCGACGAGATAAAAGACGACAGAAAAAGCAAGAAGAGAAGAAGGCTGCgcaaaaagcaaaaaacaaatcTGCCCCCCCAAAGGCTTCGTTAGTCTCAAAGCCGACATTCAAAATGCCAACCCAACCTGCCCCACGTGCCTCATCAGTAGCAAAACCGCCTTTAgtacaaaaattaagctttacTTGCAAAATGTGTTCAAAAGTCTATCCCAACTTTCTTGGCTGGAACAGTCATATGATGCGGGATCATAACCGCGACGAGTTCAAGAAGCAAAGGGATTCACTCGAAGGACACATATGCAAATCATGTGATAAACACTTCAACGATGAAGATATTCTACAAAATCATATGCGCTTCTCTCATCGAAGGAAGAATAGAAAACTCGACATGGAAGTCAATGGAAACGACAAGGACGAAGTCTGTTGTCAGAGTCAGaagtttaaaatcaaagaaaccaCAGTTGTGGACCAAGTGGCTACTGAGGAGAGTCTACATCCAGAGGTGCCGGTCTCTAGCATTGGATCCGACTCGACAACTTCGTTAGATGAACTTAGTGCCTGTTTTGCCGCCACAGAGAATGCCTTATTTTGTCAGTATTGTGGTTCATTGTTTCCCGCTAAAGAGATAATGGCGACACATGAATCTAGACATATCACAGATGGAGATGTCAAACGATATTTCGTATCAAAACCAAACAATCGACTttcgattaattaa
- the LOC129947045 gene encoding zinc finger protein 708-like — protein MSVIFCNACNEQNSSNSSKCEQCKTILSSEYTNSMHDDWEDDFLYIEEAEIEGKVYKLENLEDDDKVKLGLIETQTKSVDIKIVQAIKEEPSIQIEPDSNEPDNLVEKGKKEKVQGDTKMHPYQCSECNKCFKRKASLKSHTKFIHSLSDSEAESSDSETQHLPTYSKISPNSSSINIKNLKESRITQPTTLTLNPILKCDLCNDSFGNSTDLNSHRIECATKEKFFCDVCKVFCNSKAALVKHNKSKQHKTYLEQPNEEDKLKYVCIFCDERFSAQVLLTNHKKVHMEESRLLDETTRIEKVEGRIIYACRFCGKTTANKSGHTEHLRVHTKHKPAKCDLCESSFTTRSSLVRHMSLHSDERPYKCNICDATYRHKRNLRKHLFMHTGQRPFKCKYCKKTFALRYTFNDHVRLVHTKETPYKCEECKESFKTSYLMNFHRRKEHNIDTNTKRKVKILNKIVKPIQSDDN, from the exons ATGTCTGTAATATTTTGTAATGCATGTAAT GAACAAAATTCCTCCAACTCATCCAAATGCGAACAATGCAAAACAATCTTATCATCAGAATATACAAATTCCATGCATGATGATTGGGAAGATGATTTCCTTTACATCGAAGAAGCCGAAATCGAGGGAAAGGTatacaaacttgaaaatttggAAGACGACGATAAGGTTAAACTTGGTCTTattgaaacacaaacaaaaagcgTTGATATTAAAATCGTCCAGGCTATAAAAGAAGAGCCATCTATTCAAATTGAACCTGATTCAAATGAACCTGATAATTTAGtcgaaaaaggaaaaaaagaa aaagttcAAGGTGATACTAAAATGCACCCTTATCAGTGCAGTGAATGCAACAAGTG TTTTAAACGCAAAGCAAGTCTTaaatcacacacaaaatttATTCACTCTTTAAGTGATTCCGAAGCAGAATCCTCCGATAGTGAAACCCAACACTTGCCAACTTATTCAAAGATCTCTCCCAACAGCTCTTCTATTAACATTAAGAATCTGAAAGAGAGTAGAATCACACAACCAACTACTCTCACCTTAAATCCTATTTTGAAATGTGATCTATGTAACGACTCCTTTGGCAATAGCACAGACCTAAATTCCCATCGAATCGAATgtgcaacaaaagaaaaattcttttgtGATGTTTGTAAAGTCTTTTGCAACAGTAAAGCTGCCTTAGTTAAACACAACAAATCtaaacaacacaaaacttaCCTGGAgcaacccaacgaagaagataaattaaaatatgtttgtatattttgtgaTGAAag attttctgcTCAAGTCCTTTTGACCAACCACAAAAAAGTCCACATGGAAGAATCTAGGCTATTAGATGAAACAACACGAATTGAAAAGGTGGAGGGTAGAATAATCTACGCATGCAGATTCTGTGGCAAAACAACAGCAAACAAGTCGGGCCATACCGAACATCTTAGAGTTCATACGAAGCACAAACCTGCCAAATGCGATCTATGTGAATCGTCTTTCACGACTCGTAGTTCTTTAGTGCGTCATATGTCTCTGCATTCCGATGAAAGACCATATAAATGTAATATCTGTGATGCAACTTATAGGCATAAGAGAAACCtaaggaaacatttattcatGCACACTGGCCAAAGGCCATTTAAGTGTAAATATTGTAAGAAGACATTTGCCCTGAGATACACCTTTAATGATCATGTTAGACTTGTTCATACGAAAGAAACACCTTACAAGTGCGAGGAGTGCAAAGAATCCTTTAAGACGTCTTATTTGATGAATTTTCATCGACGGAAAGAACACAACATCGATACGAATACGAAACGTAAGGTAAAAATTctgaataaaattgtaaagcCAATCCAAAGTGATGATAATTAA